The following coding sequences are from one Eucalyptus grandis isolate ANBG69807.140 chromosome 11, ASM1654582v1, whole genome shotgun sequence window:
- the LOC104426573 gene encoding transcription factor MYB13, with the protein MGRAPCCEKMGLKKGPWTPDEDRILINYVQHHGHGNWRRLPKLAGLLRCGKSCRLRWTNYLRPDIKRGNFSREEEDTIIQLHEMLGNRWSAIAARLPGRTDNEIKNVWHTHLKKRLRKEHEAAVLDNVPSKRLVTMSHTNNEPHAKYESHGGPISSPQTQQSSSSVSLSSTTTEDNSGNDNKCIKEALEDAISGLIDENFWSELVSSDDNNSAMSDDFLAVSSEFQSSLSSNVGPWDMNGGGMVDCFWYDLLKGAELADV; encoded by the exons atggggagAGCTCCGTGTTGTGAGAAGATGGGTTTGAAGAAAGGCCCCTGGACCCCCGACGAGGACCGCATCCTCATCAACTACGTCCAGCATCACGGCCACGGGAATTGGCGGAGGCTCCCTAAGCTCGCCG GCTTGTTGAGGTGTGGCAAGAGTTGCAGGCTCAGGTGGACAAATTACTTGAGACCAGATATTAAAAGAGGAAACTTTagcagagaagaagaggacACCATCATCCAACTCCACGAAATGCTTGGGAacag ATGGTCGGCGATAGCAGCGAGGTTGCCGGGACGAACAGACAATGAGATAAAAAACGTGTGGCACACCCATCTAAAGAAGAGGCTAAGAAAGGAGCACGAGGCGGCAGTGCTCGACAATGTTCCGTCCAAAAGGCTAGTCACGATGTCGCATACCAACAACGAACCACATGCTAAATATGAAAGCCACGGTGGGCCAATCTCATCTCCCCAAACTCAACAGAGCTCAAGCAGCGTGTCTCTATCCTCTACGACCACGGAAGACAACAGCGGCAATGATAACAAATGCATCAAAGAGGCGCTTGAAGATGCAATCTCCGGATTGATAGACGAGAATTTCTGGTCAGAATTGGTATCATCAGATGACAACAACTCAGCCATGAGCGATGATTTTCTTGCGGTTAGCAGTGAGTTCCAATCGTCCCTAAGTTCAAACGTTGGACCGTGGGACATGAATGGAGGTGGGATGGTGGATTGTTTTTGGTATGATCTCCTCAAAGGAGCTGAATTAGCAGATGTCTAG